In Neorhodopirellula lusitana, the following are encoded in one genomic region:
- a CDS encoding glucuronate isomerase has protein sequence MTDHFQQPGNSRTEIYQELAQLRLIDPHTHINPHSPASTTLADLLGYHYYTELAHSAGMPKSRIEDKSIGPKELVERLVGGLAPLENTVQYSWLIAICKMFFGFDEDKLHLNNWEALYDRSEAVMSSAQWPDMVLDQSNVEAVFLTNDFDDDLAGFDSDRYIPCLRTDDLVFHLADPEVRGRLAECSGIELDGSLSSLRASLRQRFEHFVGRGARACAISLPPNFTPTPVADGRASTALDAVLRNGLSSQANDKEALGRRVFWTLAELCDEFGLPFDLMIGVNRKVYPEGVFQGQDLYDSRVSLIQYRELFNAFPDVKFPVSVLASVTNQELVSYAWIFPNVYPNGHWWYSNTPSTITHDLAARLEAVPRTKMIGYYSDAYKLEFVWPKFDMYRKRLAGVLADQFVADQGWSIERAVELGRQVLKDNTEEIFPRPDKTSSDNTHAESDDSSSGSALGLAGTLATAGSVAAVSSVASLGSLGAIATGLGAGEDDVESDSIEEMEPAVALEDSDDGEPDLAASNEDAISTPDTLDDLEPHKDLTADSASDSASDADLLDVSDSFDTVVIEPGGSILDESSELDESVDVTDDSEEQPDDMSDLTNNAASGITTFDLPSEADATVVDENVKAKVISEEVDATADLAEDKPAEDETADDNEAEPIGLADQLSESVAPLAGDVEAEVTDVTEASPIIEAGEDMLASLDSLPHDDEIAELDLDDVELIDPSEAAVLDSSALEAELDDEPLDVGNLLSDDDSDASNEDGIQTPHIEQLRGETSFSPDEESFQLKADPQTGEFTFDIDTSDDESDEFALVDEVVVVDEEPSQSETTAEATSESAAEVSSERTTEEAVANSEVDGDADVEDHSADLSDLDEDDAVIEIEATNSADAATDSMELGGDLNLQLPQDSSSSNVEAASSSDSPDEGSPNVLDTDEFNLDWLEEDDDDEKEKS, from the coding sequence ATGACGGACCATTTCCAGCAGCCCGGCAACAGTCGCACTGAGATTTACCAAGAACTCGCTCAATTGCGATTGATCGATCCGCACACTCATATCAATCCTCACTCCCCAGCGTCCACCACGCTGGCGGATTTGCTCGGGTATCACTACTACACCGAACTGGCCCACTCCGCGGGCATGCCCAAGTCGCGAATCGAAGACAAATCGATTGGGCCCAAGGAATTGGTCGAGCGACTGGTCGGTGGTTTGGCACCGCTGGAAAACACGGTTCAGTACAGCTGGTTGATCGCGATCTGCAAAATGTTCTTCGGCTTCGACGAAGACAAGTTGCACCTGAACAATTGGGAAGCGTTGTACGACCGAAGTGAGGCGGTGATGTCGTCGGCGCAGTGGCCCGACATGGTCCTAGACCAAAGCAACGTGGAAGCGGTTTTTCTAACCAATGACTTCGACGATGACTTAGCCGGCTTCGACTCCGATCGATACATTCCTTGCCTACGCACCGATGACCTGGTCTTCCACCTGGCCGATCCCGAGGTGCGTGGACGACTTGCCGAGTGCAGCGGCATTGAACTGGACGGGTCCCTGTCAAGTTTACGCGCCAGCCTTCGTCAAAGGTTTGAGCACTTTGTCGGGCGTGGAGCTCGGGCCTGCGCGATTTCGCTGCCGCCCAATTTCACTCCAACCCCCGTTGCCGACGGACGTGCGTCAACGGCACTCGACGCTGTCCTTCGCAATGGCCTATCCAGCCAAGCAAACGACAAAGAAGCATTGGGACGCCGCGTGTTCTGGACACTGGCCGAACTTTGCGACGAGTTTGGCTTGCCGTTTGACTTGATGATTGGCGTCAACCGCAAGGTTTACCCCGAAGGCGTGTTCCAAGGCCAAGACCTCTACGACTCGCGAGTTTCGTTGATCCAGTATCGCGAACTGTTCAATGCCTTCCCCGACGTCAAGTTCCCAGTCTCGGTTTTGGCCAGCGTGACCAACCAAGAACTCGTTAGCTACGCTTGGATCTTCCCCAATGTCTATCCCAACGGACATTGGTGGTACAGCAACACACCGTCCACGATCACCCATGACCTTGCCGCTCGTCTTGAAGCGGTACCGCGTACCAAGATGATTGGCTACTACAGCGACGCGTACAAGCTGGAATTTGTGTGGCCGAAGTTTGACATGTATCGCAAGCGACTCGCTGGCGTGTTGGCTGACCAGTTTGTCGCCGACCAGGGCTGGAGCATTGAGCGTGCCGTGGAACTCGGTCGCCAAGTCCTGAAAGACAACACCGAAGAAATCTTCCCACGTCCTGACAAGACCTCATCCGATAACACCCACGCTGAGTCCGATGACTCGAGCAGCGGTTCGGCACTGGGGCTCGCTGGCACCCTCGCAACGGCCGGTTCCGTGGCAGCAGTCAGTTCGGTGGCGTCTCTCGGATCCCTCGGTGCGATCGCGACCGGTCTGGGAGCCGGTGAAGATGACGTTGAAAGCGACAGCATCGAAGAAATGGAACCAGCCGTCGCCCTCGAAGATTCCGACGACGGCGAGCCCGATTTAGCTGCGAGCAACGAAGACGCCATCAGCACACCGGACACGCTCGACGACCTGGAACCGCACAAAGACTTAACTGCCGATTCAGCTAGCGATTCAGCCTCCGATGCCGATCTACTGGATGTATCCGATTCGTTCGACACCGTCGTCATCGAGCCGGGTGGTTCAATCCTGGATGAATCCAGCGAACTCGATGAAAGCGTTGATGTCACGGACGATTCCGAAGAACAACCAGATGACATGAGCGACTTGACCAACAACGCCGCATCGGGCATCACAACATTCGATTTGCCCAGTGAAGCGGACGCCACCGTCGTCGATGAAAACGTCAAAGCGAAAGTCATCTCAGAGGAAGTCGACGCAACGGCGGACTTAGCAGAAGACAAACCAGCGGAAGACGAAACAGCCGACGACAACGAAGCGGAGCCAATCGGCCTAGCCGATCAATTGAGTGAGTCAGTCGCCCCATTGGCCGGCGACGTGGAAGCCGAAGTGACTGACGTTACCGAGGCCTCTCCGATCATTGAAGCTGGCGAGGACATGTTGGCTTCGCTCGACTCGCTCCCCCACGACGATGAAATCGCGGAGCTCGATCTCGATGATGTCGAGCTGATTGATCCGTCCGAAGCAGCCGTCCTCGACAGCAGCGCACTGGAAGCCGAGCTGGATGACGAACCGCTGGACGTCGGGAATTTGCTGTCCGACGACGACAGCGATGCCAGTAACGAAGACGGAATTCAAACGCCTCATATCGAGCAACTTCGTGGAGAAACCTCATTTTCGCCCGACGAGGAGTCCTTTCAGCTGAAGGCGGATCCTCAAACCGGTGAGTTCACCTTCGACATCGATACATCAGACGACGAAAGCGACGAGTTTGCATTGGTCGATGAGGTTGTCGTTGTCGATGAAGAACCAAGCCAAAGCGAAACCACTGCTGAGGCGACCAGCGAGTCCGCCGCCGAAGTATCCAGCGAACGGACTACGGAAGAAGCCGTCGCAAACAGCGAAGTCGATGGTGACGCCGACGTAGAAGATCACTCAGCCGATTTATCCGACTTGGATGAAGACGATGCCGTCATCGAGATAGAGGCCACCAATTCGGCAGATGCCGCCACCGACAGCATGGAACTGGGCGGCGACCTGAACCTGCAACTGCCACAAGACTCTTCATCCAGCAACGTGGAAGCTGCCAGCTCATCGGATTCACCGGACGAAGGATCACCGAACGTGCTAGACACGGACGAGTTCAACCTTGACTGGCTGGAAGAGGACGATGACGATGAAAAAGAGAAAAGCTGA
- a CDS encoding GNAT family N-acetyltransferase, with protein MGMTYFRRYRMELKLDSFDASWDQERLETAGYSLVSFDEGLIREHAQAKFQSFRCEMDADVFPCLGRRDGCLLLMREISARATFVPGATWLVRYQERPGGRTMPVATVQGIEQDGWGAIQNLGVIPEHRGRGLGRLLMQRAATGFQAAGLSKMNLEVTTANTSAVRLYEQLGFSRAKVVYKACEIAGA; from the coding sequence ATGGGCATGACCTACTTTCGACGCTACCGGATGGAGCTCAAACTGGATTCGTTTGACGCTTCGTGGGATCAAGAAAGACTGGAAACGGCGGGCTACTCGCTGGTCAGTTTTGACGAAGGCTTGATCCGCGAACACGCGCAGGCGAAATTTCAAAGTTTCCGCTGCGAAATGGATGCGGATGTATTCCCATGCTTGGGACGCCGCGACGGATGCCTCTTGTTAATGCGAGAAATCTCTGCACGAGCCACCTTCGTCCCCGGAGCCACATGGTTGGTTCGGTACCAAGAACGCCCCGGCGGACGCACCATGCCAGTGGCGACAGTGCAGGGCATTGAACAAGACGGTTGGGGTGCGATCCAAAACCTAGGCGTCATTCCGGAACATCGCGGACGCGGGCTCGGCCGCTTACTGATGCAGCGAGCGGCAACAGGATTTCAGGCTGCCGGGCTTTCCAAAATGAACCTGGAAGTCACCACAGCCAACACCTCGGCCGTTCGCTTGTACGAACAACTGGGATTCAGCCGCGCCAAGGTTGTCTACAAAGCCTGCGAAATCGCCGGAGCCTAA
- the miaA gene encoding tRNA (adenosine(37)-N6)-dimethylallyltransferase MiaA, whose translation MTSFPPLFDRVLALTGPTASGKTELALRVAERIAEEGSRSGLEIISLDSIAIYRDMDIGSAKPSVGERERVPHHMIDVVDPSEEFSVAAYLTAVHRCVAEIEDRGNRAFFVGGTPMYLKAILRGFDPGPAADEEFRSAVMADVEKFGVAALRQRLRQVDPLSAMRIDPSDVRRMIRALEVKRQTGVPMSHRQTQFDIENDAADGFVFALKTPREVLHRRIETRVEQMFSNGLIEEVQHLCQRYGTLSKTARIGVGYREILEAMEREGDGFDRKAAAEQVLFHTRRLARRQETWFRSFGEIRSIETHPDGQARDIDELVQEITTAIIPSDANPTE comes from the coding sequence ATGACGAGTTTTCCGCCGCTGTTTGACCGCGTACTCGCGCTAACCGGCCCAACCGCATCGGGAAAAACGGAACTTGCTCTGCGGGTTGCCGAACGCATCGCCGAAGAGGGCTCTCGGTCCGGTCTCGAAATTATTTCGCTCGATTCCATCGCGATTTATCGCGACATGGACATTGGCTCGGCCAAACCATCGGTAGGTGAACGCGAGCGGGTTCCGCATCACATGATTGATGTTGTCGATCCCAGTGAAGAATTCAGCGTCGCGGCGTACCTAACGGCGGTCCATCGTTGCGTTGCGGAGATTGAAGATCGCGGGAATCGAGCGTTCTTCGTTGGCGGCACGCCGATGTACTTGAAAGCGATCCTACGTGGGTTCGATCCCGGGCCGGCGGCGGACGAGGAGTTTCGTTCAGCGGTGATGGCGGACGTTGAAAAATTCGGCGTCGCTGCACTGCGGCAACGATTGCGTCAGGTGGATCCGCTGTCGGCGATGCGGATTGATCCGTCCGATGTGCGGCGAATGATTCGAGCTCTCGAAGTCAAACGTCAGACCGGAGTTCCGATGAGTCACCGCCAGACTCAGTTTGATATCGAGAATGATGCTGCGGATGGTTTCGTGTTTGCGCTCAAGACGCCACGGGAGGTCTTGCATCGCCGCATTGAAACTCGCGTCGAGCAGATGTTTTCCAACGGCCTGATTGAAGAAGTGCAACACCTTTGCCAGCGTTACGGGACGTTGTCCAAGACGGCACGGATTGGCGTTGGATATCGCGAGATTTTGGAAGCGATGGAACGTGAGGGCGACGGTTTCGATCGCAAAGCCGCCGCCGAACAGGTGCTCTTTCACACCCGGCGATTAGCTCGCCGCCAAGAAACCTGGTTCCGCTCGTTCGGTGAAATCCGTTCGATCGAAACCCATCCGGATGGGCAGGCTCGGGACATCGACGAGTTGGTTCAAGAGATCACGACGGCGATCATTCCGTCGGACGCAAATCCAACGGAATGA
- a CDS encoding 2-dehydropantoate 2-reductase — translation MLAHHGHDVHFLLHSDYDHVREHGLRIDSVAGNFVLESPQVYNNVKDMPRCDVVIVAMKSTNNHLLAELLPGVVADKGVVLTLQNGLNVEADCVSVLQKPNGEHPHEVLGGCCFLCSNKVGPGHIHHLDYGRIVFGRYEFPGAPTTQNIGKQIASDMAASGIDAHWTDDLAAARWRKLMWNIPFNGLSVVLDASTDALIKGPAARSLAETIIREVHRGAAQCGVTIDPAAIDKTIQHTETMVPYDSSMRLDFLGRRAMEIEAIFGNPLRAVAESLQAKQRQSEAMEPKQTANDEPINIAESTVMPSVAMLRQQLQFLDSRRGTASKIDR, via the coding sequence ATGTTGGCCCACCATGGACACGACGTCCACTTTCTATTGCATTCAGATTACGACCATGTCCGCGAGCACGGCCTGCGTATCGATAGCGTGGCAGGCAACTTCGTCCTGGAATCACCCCAGGTTTACAACAACGTCAAAGACATGCCTCGCTGCGACGTGGTGATCGTGGCGATGAAATCAACCAACAACCATCTGCTCGCCGAACTGTTGCCTGGCGTCGTGGCGGACAAAGGAGTCGTGCTGACGCTGCAAAACGGGCTGAATGTGGAGGCGGACTGTGTGTCTGTCTTACAAAAACCAAACGGCGAACATCCTCATGAGGTGCTCGGCGGATGTTGTTTTTTATGCAGCAATAAAGTTGGTCCCGGTCATATCCACCATTTGGACTACGGAAGAATTGTCTTTGGGCGGTACGAATTCCCCGGCGCCCCAACAACCCAAAACATTGGAAAACAGATTGCCAGTGACATGGCCGCATCCGGAATCGACGCCCACTGGACGGATGATCTTGCCGCAGCCCGATGGCGTAAATTGATGTGGAATATTCCCTTCAATGGTTTGTCCGTCGTCTTAGATGCTTCCACCGACGCGCTCATCAAAGGCCCCGCCGCACGGTCGCTAGCCGAAACCATCATCCGCGAAGTTCACCGCGGCGCCGCCCAGTGCGGCGTGACAATTGATCCAGCCGCGATCGACAAAACGATCCAGCACACTGAAACAATGGTCCCCTATGACAGCAGCATGCGGCTGGACTTTTTAGGCCGTCGAGCGATGGAAATCGAAGCAATTTTCGGCAATCCGTTGCGGGCCGTCGCCGAGTCGTTACAGGCAAAACAGCGGCAATCAGAGGCAATGGAGCCGAAACAGACCGCGAATGACGAACCAATCAATATCGCGGAGTCCACGGTTATGCCTAGCGTCGCGATGTTGCGCCAACAGTTGCAATTTTTGGACTCACGCCGGGGTACGGCGTCGAAAATAGACCGCTGA
- a CDS encoding DUF6666 family protein, which produces MTIFSSLPTHSVSRSSLCSPFVAAMIAVVAISAVDNQSASADTPIRLKRSQPVQRTAWSPARVDADASAVGNANSGSLIRQVGFLEDYGACGPVCDCGECSGGYIAEPACGMEYEVSCGMEPVCGAESLGGPCGCDACSGVGMGGCDGYDSACEIDCFPLFLPILRIDWNRFEFFFGSQAYHNPMNDPTTGAGTEADSGSFGFHQGFNEGRNLRPWLGADLSAQFGLRATQSNLHGEDFTGETRNQIFLTGGLFRRVDYGLQYGVVLDYLNEDWYYQADLLQLRGEISWKMSACHNFGFHWMAGVSDDSVVTSVTNEAGAAFAGAETIEATNQYRAFYRRLFGNTGEWTSYIGGTDDEHFILGSDIDVPLKSCFSMQVSSTYFSPGDEGALVDHVSEGWNLGISVVYRPGANHPASRYRRPMFDVADNGSFFVFR; this is translated from the coding sequence ATGACGATTTTCTCTTCGCTGCCAACCCATTCAGTTTCTCGCTCCAGCCTATGCAGCCCCTTCGTGGCCGCCATGATCGCTGTGGTGGCAATTTCAGCGGTGGATAATCAAAGTGCTTCCGCAGACACGCCGATTCGCCTGAAACGAAGTCAACCTGTTCAGCGAACCGCGTGGTCGCCTGCACGGGTTGATGCGGACGCCAGTGCGGTCGGGAATGCCAATTCAGGTTCCTTGATTCGTCAGGTCGGTTTTCTAGAAGACTACGGCGCATGTGGCCCGGTATGCGACTGTGGCGAATGTTCAGGCGGCTATATCGCTGAGCCAGCGTGCGGCATGGAATACGAAGTCAGCTGTGGCATGGAACCGGTTTGCGGTGCCGAATCACTGGGCGGACCTTGCGGCTGTGATGCATGCTCGGGAGTCGGGATGGGCGGCTGCGATGGATATGACTCGGCTTGCGAGATCGATTGCTTCCCGTTGTTCTTGCCGATCCTGCGAATTGACTGGAACCGTTTCGAGTTCTTCTTCGGAAGTCAGGCCTATCACAACCCCATGAACGATCCCACCACCGGTGCGGGCACTGAGGCTGACAGTGGCAGTTTTGGTTTTCATCAGGGTTTCAACGAAGGTCGCAACCTACGTCCTTGGTTGGGTGCTGACTTGTCGGCTCAATTTGGTTTGCGAGCCACTCAAAGCAATCTTCATGGTGAAGACTTCACCGGCGAAACTCGCAATCAGATCTTCTTGACTGGTGGTCTATTCCGCCGAGTCGACTACGGCTTGCAATACGGCGTCGTGCTCGATTACCTCAACGAAGACTGGTACTACCAAGCTGACCTGTTGCAGCTGCGTGGTGAAATCAGCTGGAAGATGTCCGCCTGTCACAACTTTGGCTTCCACTGGATGGCCGGTGTTAGTGACGATTCGGTGGTTACCAGTGTGACCAATGAAGCGGGTGCCGCGTTTGCGGGCGCCGAAACGATCGAAGCGACAAACCAGTACCGAGCGTTTTATCGCCGCTTGTTCGGTAACACCGGCGAGTGGACATCGTACATCGGTGGAACCGACGACGAGCACTTCATCTTGGGAAGTGACATCGACGTGCCACTGAAATCATGCTTCTCGATGCAGGTCAGCTCCACGTACTTCTCGCCTGGCGATGAAGGAGCTTTGGTGGACCATGTTTCCGAAGGTTGGAACTTGGGGATCAGTGTTGTCTATCGCCCGGGTGCCAATCATCCGGCGAGTCGCTACCGACGTCCAATGTTCGACGTCGCCGACAACGGCTCGTTCTTCGTCTTCCGCTAG